One Gadus morhua chromosome 23, gadMor3.0, whole genome shotgun sequence DNA segment encodes these proteins:
- the mettl4 gene encoding methyltransferase-like protein 4 isoform X2, whose product MSFHPGYTRTRLFCYNRVRMRLGRFVSPLTCVRVGVVGSWFDRKIMSVVVQNKNGWVLDPCSLIDRGLSRCVRWRGGQNQEIKCCFRRQCFDALKRPYGANNSGNVNTDIDAKDSSLVKHSRKRKRKHVDLNQGEIDALAYHEKVRAFILEGTKCLVEAVRPLGYLDDSSRDGEEVEPVPVPDCNLAALCDMAKRLPLADEQDKDDDDYVVDVPVQFLPAEGVCSTSHLDLFSKITESKADSAMAVTLMGADYIIPPRTSFLLSDFTRIQPLVHYGKKFDLIVVDPPWENKSVQRSGRYSSLPSTQLKQLPVPLLAAPGCLVVTWLTNKPSLLRFVRDQLYPHWGVQVVAEWFWVKVTTAGEYVFPLDSPHKKPYEVLLLGRCTPPSSSPPPSPRRTQPPSHAASTPHPTPPSPPLPDPPPSSDLDPPSDPRSPDPQRSRPQEKIEELPVDNGRLLVSVPSVFHSQKPSLSEVLRPYMGPRARRLELFARSLQPGWTSWGNEVLKFQHAAYHHLSSSSSPADASCGEKT is encoded by the exons ATGTCATTTCACCCTGGTTACACACGCACTCGATTATTTTGTTATAATCGAGTGCGCATGCGCCTCGGTAGGTTTGTTTCCCCGTTGACATGTGTTCGTGTTGGGGTGGTTGGGTCGTGGTTTGATCGAAAAATCATGTCTGTCGTAGTCCAGAACAAGAACGGGTGGGTTCTGGATCCTTGTTCCCTGATCGACCGAGGTCTATCCCGGTGTGTTcggtggagaggaggacagaaccAGGAGATTAAGTGTTGCTTTAGACGGCAATGCTTCGACGCCTTAAAACGACCATACGGTGCAAATAACTCAGGGAATGTAAATACGGATATCGACGCAAAGGATAGTTCACTAGTAAAACATTCAAGG AAAAGGAAGAGGAAACATGTTGATTTGAACCAAGGAGAGATCGATGCCCTTGCCTACCACGAAAAG GTCCGGGCTTTCATTCTGGAAGGGACCAAATGTTTAGTGGAGGCTGTGAGGCCACTTGGGTACCTGGATGACTCGTCGAGGGACGGCGAGGAAGTGGAACCTGTCCCCGTCCCGGACTGTAACCTGGCGGCGCTCTGCGACATGGCTAAACGGCTCCCTCTAGCGGACGAACAGGATAAAGACGATGATGACTACGTGGTAGATGTCCCAGTCCAATTCCTCCCCGCAGAAGGTGTCTGTAGCACGTCACACCTCGACCTGTTCTCAAAGATAACGGAGAGTAAGGCTGACTCGGCTATGGCGGTGACCTTAATGGGAGCCGATTACATCATACCACCACGTACAAGCTTCCTGCTGTCGGACTTCACCAGAATACAGCCTCTCGTTCACT ATGGGAAGAAGTTTGACCTGATCGTTGTGGACCCGCCGTGGGAGAACAAGTCTGTGCAAAGAAGTGgaag GTATAGTAGCCTCCCCTCCACACAGCTGAAACAACTTCCTGTTCCTCTGCTTGCCGCCCCCGGTTGCTTGGTGGTTACCTGGCTTACCAACAAACCCAGCCTCCTGCGCTTCGTGCGTGATCAGCTGTACCCCCACTGGGGGGTCCAGGTCGTGGCGGAATGGTTCTGGGTCAAG GTGACCACAGCAGGAGAGTACGTTTTCCCGCTGGACTCTCCTCACAAGAAGCCCTACGAGGTTCTCCTCCTTGGACGTTGCACACCTCCCtcatcctcacctcctccctcaccccgcCGCACGCAGCCACCCTCCCATGCTGCCTCAACCCCACATCctaccccaccctcacccccactccCAGATCCTCCTCCGTCCTCTGATCTAGATCCTCCGTCAGATCCACGTTCCCCGGACCCCCAACGCAG CAGACCTCAAGAGAAGATTGAAGAGCTTCCTGTGGACAATGGTCGCCTCCTCGTGAGTGTCCCGTCGGTGTTCCACTCTCAGAAGCCCTCTCTCTCCG AGGTACTGAGGCCCTATATGGGGCCCAGGGCCCGTCGTCTGGAGCTGTTTGCCAGGAGCCTGCAGCCGGGCTGGACCAGCTGGGGCAACGAGGTCCTCAAGTTCCAGCACGCAGCGTACCACCACCTGAGCTCCTCTAGCAGCCCCGCGGACGCTTCCTGTGGCGAGAAGACGTGA
- the mettl4 gene encoding methyltransferase-like protein 4 isoform X1, with protein sequence MSFHPGYTRTRLFCYNRVRMRLGRFVSPLTCVRVGVVGSWFDRKIMSVVVQNKNGWVLDPCSLIDRGLSRCVRWRGGQNQEIKCCFRRQCFDALKRPYGANNSGNVNTDIDAKDSSLVKHSRKRKRKHVDLNQGEIDALAYHEKVRAFILEGTKCLVEAVRPLGYLDDSSRDGEEVEPVPVPDCNLAALCDMAKRLPLADEQDKDDDDYVVDVPVQFLPAEGVCSTSHLDLFSKITESKADSAMAVTLMGADYIIPPRTSFLLSDFTRIQPLVHYGKKFDLIVVDPPWENKSVQRSGRYSSLPSTQLKQLPVPLLAAPGCLVVTWLTNKPSLLRFVRDQLYPHWGVQVVAEWFWVKVTTAGEYVFPLDSPHKKPYEVLLLGRCTPPSSSPPPSPRRTQPPSHAASTPHPTPPSPPLPDPPPSSDLDPPSDPRSPDPQRSNSRPQEKIEELPVDNGRLLVSVPSVFHSQKPSLSEVLRPYMGPRARRLELFARSLQPGWTSWGNEVLKFQHAAYHHLSSSSSPADASCGEKT encoded by the exons ATGTCATTTCACCCTGGTTACACACGCACTCGATTATTTTGTTATAATCGAGTGCGCATGCGCCTCGGTAGGTTTGTTTCCCCGTTGACATGTGTTCGTGTTGGGGTGGTTGGGTCGTGGTTTGATCGAAAAATCATGTCTGTCGTAGTCCAGAACAAGAACGGGTGGGTTCTGGATCCTTGTTCCCTGATCGACCGAGGTCTATCCCGGTGTGTTcggtggagaggaggacagaaccAGGAGATTAAGTGTTGCTTTAGACGGCAATGCTTCGACGCCTTAAAACGACCATACGGTGCAAATAACTCAGGGAATGTAAATACGGATATCGACGCAAAGGATAGTTCACTAGTAAAACATTCAAGG AAAAGGAAGAGGAAACATGTTGATTTGAACCAAGGAGAGATCGATGCCCTTGCCTACCACGAAAAG GTCCGGGCTTTCATTCTGGAAGGGACCAAATGTTTAGTGGAGGCTGTGAGGCCACTTGGGTACCTGGATGACTCGTCGAGGGACGGCGAGGAAGTGGAACCTGTCCCCGTCCCGGACTGTAACCTGGCGGCGCTCTGCGACATGGCTAAACGGCTCCCTCTAGCGGACGAACAGGATAAAGACGATGATGACTACGTGGTAGATGTCCCAGTCCAATTCCTCCCCGCAGAAGGTGTCTGTAGCACGTCACACCTCGACCTGTTCTCAAAGATAACGGAGAGTAAGGCTGACTCGGCTATGGCGGTGACCTTAATGGGAGCCGATTACATCATACCACCACGTACAAGCTTCCTGCTGTCGGACTTCACCAGAATACAGCCTCTCGTTCACT ATGGGAAGAAGTTTGACCTGATCGTTGTGGACCCGCCGTGGGAGAACAAGTCTGTGCAAAGAAGTGgaag GTATAGTAGCCTCCCCTCCACACAGCTGAAACAACTTCCTGTTCCTCTGCTTGCCGCCCCCGGTTGCTTGGTGGTTACCTGGCTTACCAACAAACCCAGCCTCCTGCGCTTCGTGCGTGATCAGCTGTACCCCCACTGGGGGGTCCAGGTCGTGGCGGAATGGTTCTGGGTCAAG GTGACCACAGCAGGAGAGTACGTTTTCCCGCTGGACTCTCCTCACAAGAAGCCCTACGAGGTTCTCCTCCTTGGACGTTGCACACCTCCCtcatcctcacctcctccctcaccccgcCGCACGCAGCCACCCTCCCATGCTGCCTCAACCCCACATCctaccccaccctcacccccactccCAGATCCTCCTCCGTCCTCTGATCTAGATCCTCCGTCAGATCCACGTTCCCCGGACCCCCAACGCAG CAACAGCAGACCTCAAGAGAAGATTGAAGAGCTTCCTGTGGACAATGGTCGCCTCCTCGTGAGTGTCCCGTCGGTGTTCCACTCTCAGAAGCCCTCTCTCTCCG AGGTACTGAGGCCCTATATGGGGCCCAGGGCCCGTCGTCTGGAGCTGTTTGCCAGGAGCCTGCAGCCGGGCTGGACCAGCTGGGGCAACGAGGTCCTCAAGTTCCAGCACGCAGCGTACCACCACCTGAGCTCCTCTAGCAGCCCCGCGGACGCTTCCTGTGGCGAGAAGACGTGA
- the mettl4 gene encoding methyltransferase-like protein 4 isoform X3: MAKRLPLADEQDKDDDDYVVDVPVQFLPAEGVCSTSHLDLFSKITESKADSAMAVTLMGADYIIPPRTSFLLSDFTRIQPLVHYGKKFDLIVVDPPWENKSVQRSGRYSSLPSTQLKQLPVPLLAAPGCLVVTWLTNKPSLLRFVRDQLYPHWGVQVVAEWFWVKVTTAGEYVFPLDSPHKKPYEVLLLGRCTPPSSSPPPSPRRTQPPSHAASTPHPTPPSPPLPDPPPSSDLDPPSDPRSPDPQRSNSRPQEKIEELPVDNGRLLVSVPSVFHSQKPSLSEVLRPYMGPRARRLELFARSLQPGWTSWGNEVLKFQHAAYHHLSSSSSPADASCGEKT, translated from the exons ATGGCTAAACGGCTCCCTCTAGCGGACGAACAGGATAAAGACGATGATGACTACGTGGTAGATGTCCCAGTCCAATTCCTCCCCGCAGAAGGTGTCTGTAGCACGTCACACCTCGACCTGTTCTCAAAGATAACGGAGAGTAAGGCTGACTCGGCTATGGCGGTGACCTTAATGGGAGCCGATTACATCATACCACCACGTACAAGCTTCCTGCTGTCGGACTTCACCAGAATACAGCCTCTCGTTCACT ATGGGAAGAAGTTTGACCTGATCGTTGTGGACCCGCCGTGGGAGAACAAGTCTGTGCAAAGAAGTGgaag GTATAGTAGCCTCCCCTCCACACAGCTGAAACAACTTCCTGTTCCTCTGCTTGCCGCCCCCGGTTGCTTGGTGGTTACCTGGCTTACCAACAAACCCAGCCTCCTGCGCTTCGTGCGTGATCAGCTGTACCCCCACTGGGGGGTCCAGGTCGTGGCGGAATGGTTCTGGGTCAAG GTGACCACAGCAGGAGAGTACGTTTTCCCGCTGGACTCTCCTCACAAGAAGCCCTACGAGGTTCTCCTCCTTGGACGTTGCACACCTCCCtcatcctcacctcctccctcaccccgcCGCACGCAGCCACCCTCCCATGCTGCCTCAACCCCACATCctaccccaccctcacccccactccCAGATCCTCCTCCGTCCTCTGATCTAGATCCTCCGTCAGATCCACGTTCCCCGGACCCCCAACGCAG CAACAGCAGACCTCAAGAGAAGATTGAAGAGCTTCCTGTGGACAATGGTCGCCTCCTCGTGAGTGTCCCGTCGGTGTTCCACTCTCAGAAGCCCTCTCTCTCCG AGGTACTGAGGCCCTATATGGGGCCCAGGGCCCGTCGTCTGGAGCTGTTTGCCAGGAGCCTGCAGCCGGGCTGGACCAGCTGGGGCAACGAGGTCCTCAAGTTCCAGCACGCAGCGTACCACCACCTGAGCTCCTCTAGCAGCCCCGCGGACGCTTCCTGTGGCGAGAAGACGTGA